A genome region from Heptranchias perlo isolate sHepPer1 chromosome 32, sHepPer1.hap1, whole genome shotgun sequence includes the following:
- the fbxo2 gene encoding F-box only protein 2, giving the protein MAAIDSLPEQVLLKILSYVPPKESVFICRLVCQQWKGLVDGLNLQFHDEASLKENQDIKPEDWEAFYFCTSKNNLIKNPCGEEGFTFWELTDNDGNGWKVEDLPGDSGKPFPNQNIQKYFVTSFEWCRKSQLINLVSEGFDAETLDNVQPPVTVKDWYAGRHDSGFDYELHVELLSEDLSVIQEYKSNTIQVPQWSDAEWKEISNTFTNYGPGIRHVKFTHGGKDSQFWGGWYGARITNSTVTVEQ; this is encoded by the exons ATGGCCGCCATAGATTCTTTACCTGAGCAGGTCTTGCTCAAAATCCTTTCGTACGTCCCTCCAAAAGAGTCGGTGTTCATCTGTAGACTAGTCTGTCAACAGTGGAAGGGGCTTGTGGATGGACTAAACCTACAATTTCATGATGAAGCCTCGCTGAAAGAAAATCAGGATATAAAGCCAGAAGACTGGGAGGCATTTTATTTTTGTACCTCAAAAAACAACCTAATCAAGAACCCATGTGGAGAAG AAGGATTCACCTTCTGGGAACTCACAGATAATGATGGAAATGGATGGAAAGTAGAAGATCTTCCAGGAGACAGCGGGAAGCCCTTTCCTAATCAAAATATCCAAAAATATTTTGTTACATCTTTCGA GTGGTGCCGTAAATCTCAACTAATTAACCTGGTCTCGGAAGGATTCGATGCAGAGACACTGGATAACGTTCAACCTCCTGTCACAGTGAAGGACTG GTATGCAGGGAGGCACGACTCTGGTTTTGATTATGAACTACACGTCGAGCTTCTATCTGAAGACTTGAGCGTGATCCAGGAGTACAAGTCCAACACAATTCAGGTCCCACAGTGGAGTGACGCAGAATGGAAGGAG atatcaaacactttcacaaattaCGGGCCTGGCATTCGACATGTAAAGTTTACACACGGAGGAAAGGACTCACAGTTTTGGGGAGGATGGTACGGAGCCAGGATCACCAACAGCACTGTCACCGTAGAGCAATAA